The genomic stretch TGAAAAACCACGATAAGATCTTAATTAGTTGAACCAAATTATTTAGCAATCCTGATCGCATGATTTTCCCTGAGTATTCTGACTTTATTAAGCTTGCTGAGCAGGGCAACTTTGTACCTGTATATATGGAACTGGTAGCGGATCTGGATACCCCTGTGTCGGCTTGGTATCGCGTTTGTCAAGGTCAACCCTATAGCTTTTTGTTAGAGTCAGTCGAAGGTGGCGAGAGAATTGGTCGTTACAGTTTATTAGGTTGCGATCCCCTCTGGGTATTGGAAGCAAGGGGCGATCGCACGACGCAGACATTTCGTGATGGCAATGTCAAAGAATTTATTGGCAATCCCTTTCAGCATTTGAGTGAATGCCTTGCACCGATTCAGCCTGTGCATTTGCCACAGTTGCCACCGAGTCTGGGGGGACTATTTGGCTATTGGGGCTATGAATTAATTAATTGGATCGAACCGAAAGTACCTGTGTTTCCCTGTCAGGAAGGAGATACCCCTGATGGTGTGTGGATGCAGGTGGATAGTCTGTTGGTATTCGATCAGGTCAAGCGCAAGATCTGGGCGATCGCCTATGCCGACTTGAGTAATGGCAATGATCCTGAAGCTGCCTATAAATCCGCTAGCGATCGCTTGACGATATTGGTGGATAAATTGCGATCGCCCCTAGATCGACAGAAGACCGCGATCAAATGGACAAATCCTCGCTTGCAGCCGCCTGTAAACTTTACGAGCAATGTCACCCGTGAAAAATTCTGTAAGGGTGTTGAACTAGGTAAAGAGCATATCAAGGCTGGCGATATCTTCCAAGTTGTTCTCTCGCAACGTTTGACAACGGAATTTAAAGGTGAGCCATTCAGTCTGTATCGCTCCTTGCGCGTAGTTAATCCTTCGCCCTACATGGCATTCTTTAACTTTAAGGATTGGCAGCTCATTGGATCTAGCCCTGAAATCATGGTCAAGGCAGAAGTAATTAATGGGGTCTCCAAGACTGTGCTCCGCCCGATCGCAGGCACAAGACCTAGAGGTGCAAACTCTTTAGAGGATGCAGAACTTGCCAAGGATTTACTTGCCGATCCTAAGGAAGTTGCTGAGCATGTCATGCTCGTAGACCTAGGCAGAAATGATTTAGGTCGCGTTTGCAAAAGTGGCACGGTCAAAGTCGATGAGCTAATGTCCATTGAGCTTTATTCCCATGTCATGCATATCGTCAGCAATGTCGTCGGAGAAATTCGTCCCGAAAAAAATGCTTGGGACTTACTGCAAGCCTGTTTCCCTGCGGGTACGGTTAGCGGTGCACCCAAGATTCGGGCGATGGACATTATCCATAACTTAGAAGGAGATCGCCGAGGCACTTATGCAGGAGCCTATGGCTATTATGATTTTGAGGGACAGTTAAATACTGCCATTACCATTCGCACGATGGTGGTCAAGGATGGCAAGGCAAGCGTACAGGCGGGTGCTGGCGTAGTTGCTGATTCCGATCCTGAGAAGGAATATCAAGAAACCTTGAACAAGGCAAAGGGAATGTTGGAGTCTCTACGCTGCTTAGGTTAGCTTTAGCTTTGCACATCCATTAAGCATTAAGTTTGAGCTAAACTTGATGCAAAAAGCCAAATCGTGAATGTTCCCTGATAATGAATAGCTAACCATGAATATTACTGTCAAGCTTCGCCGCCAAACATCTCGTACTAGCGAACCCACCTATCAAACCTTTGAAATTGAAGCCGATCCCGATCGCACTACAGTATTAGATGTATTGATTAGGATTCAAAGTGAACAGGATGGCTCCGTTGGGTTTCGGCGCAACTGTCGCAATGCGATCTGTGGTTCCTGTGCAATGCGAATTAATGGGCGATCGGGCTTAGCTTGTCAGAAACATATTAGTGAAGTGATGGGAGAGCATGATACGGAATTGGTAATCGAACCAATGCAAAATCTGCCTGTGATTAAGGACTTAATCGTGGATATGACAAAGTTTTGGGATAACCTCCACAAAGTCGATCCCTATGTCTCCACTGCATCACGGCAAATTAGCAAAACGGAATATCTGCAAACCCCTGCTCAACGCACCAAACTCCAAGTCGCCGCCAACTGCATTCTCTGCGGTTCCTGCTATTCCGAATGTAACTCCGCAGCAGTCAGCGATCGCTTTGTTGGTCCCCATGC from Pseudanabaena sp. Chao 1811 encodes the following:
- the trpE gene encoding anthranilate synthase component I, with product MIFPEYSDFIKLAEQGNFVPVYMELVADLDTPVSAWYRVCQGQPYSFLLESVEGGERIGRYSLLGCDPLWVLEARGDRTTQTFRDGNVKEFIGNPFQHLSECLAPIQPVHLPQLPPSLGGLFGYWGYELINWIEPKVPVFPCQEGDTPDGVWMQVDSLLVFDQVKRKIWAIAYADLSNGNDPEAAYKSASDRLTILVDKLRSPLDRQKTAIKWTNPRLQPPVNFTSNVTREKFCKGVELGKEHIKAGDIFQVVLSQRLTTEFKGEPFSLYRSLRVVNPSPYMAFFNFKDWQLIGSSPEIMVKAEVINGVSKTVLRPIAGTRPRGANSLEDAELAKDLLADPKEVAEHVMLVDLGRNDLGRVCKSGTVKVDELMSIELYSHVMHIVSNVVGEIRPEKNAWDLLQACFPAGTVSGAPKIRAMDIIHNLEGDRRGTYAGAYGYYDFEGQLNTAITIRTMVVKDGKASVQAGAGVVADSDPEKEYQETLNKAKGMLESLRCLG
- a CDS encoding succinate dehydrogenase/fumarate reductase iron-sulfur subunit, with the translated sequence MNITVKLRRQTSRTSEPTYQTFEIEADPDRTTVLDVLIRIQSEQDGSVGFRRNCRNAICGSCAMRINGRSGLACQKHISEVMGEHDTELVIEPMQNLPVIKDLIVDMTKFWDNLHKVDPYVSTASRQISKTEYLQTPAQRTKLQVAANCILCGSCYSECNSAAVSDRFVGPHALAKAYRVMADNRDDRTVERVEKYNESGFVWDCTRCYNCNEVCPVEVQPLDRISQIKHEILANRDLPESMPQRHRHTLLDLVKEDGWIDESKFAVRLVSDDFKDLKALLGIFPVGIRMLLSGKIPYPWQFKKSEGAAETKALIEAIASAKTEK